A genomic segment from Fuerstiella sp. encodes:
- a CDS encoding 2OG-Fe(II) oxygenase family protein, producing MHISTNDNSATLHALFPTLVYQSRLEDHQKHQTAFRKEAEHFGFEVERGAGGKHFTGEYHGQILLHQQESLRPFFSTLAEHVSKYLQVLGMKPAFFEMQCLKSWFVLFPSCGDEDSAIVMHNHSCSDISWVYYIDVPEDGPVIRFHAGRRLNTSPFESAFHYDWHNEEKSAVDKLNWWNRDTWSIQPKTGDLLMFPGHQLHSVDANCSETVRTSVAGDISLVLREEHLNLEYGRTASKHWLTLPLPQ from the coding sequence ATGCATATTTCGACGAACGATAATTCGGCAACGTTGCATGCACTCTTCCCTACGCTGGTTTACCAAAGTCGTCTGGAAGACCATCAGAAGCATCAGACAGCCTTCAGGAAAGAAGCGGAGCATTTTGGGTTTGAAGTAGAACGTGGTGCCGGCGGTAAACACTTTACCGGTGAATACCACGGGCAAATCCTGCTGCATCAACAGGAATCACTTCGACCATTCTTTAGCACTCTCGCTGAACACGTCAGCAAGTACCTGCAGGTACTTGGAATGAAGCCCGCTTTCTTTGAAATGCAGTGCCTCAAAAGCTGGTTCGTTCTATTTCCCTCCTGCGGAGATGAGGACAGTGCGATTGTCATGCACAATCATTCGTGCAGCGACATATCATGGGTGTACTACATTGATGTTCCGGAAGACGGACCCGTCATTCGTTTTCATGCGGGACGACGACTCAACACATCACCATTCGAATCAGCATTTCACTACGACTGGCACAACGAAGAAAAGTCGGCCGTCGATAAACTGAACTGGTGGAATCGCGATACCTGGTCGATTCAGCCAAAGACAGGTGACCTGCTGATGTTCCCCGGACACCAATTGCATTCGGTAGATGCTAATTGCAGTGAAACAGTGCGCACGTCGGTTGCCGGAGACATTTCGCTGGTGCTCCGGGAAGAACACCTAAACCTGGAATACGGACGAACCGCCAGCAAGCATTGGCTGACGCTTCCGCTGCCACAGTAA
- a CDS encoding DUF1501 domain-containing protein, which yields MKRRHFMEHVATAVSAIPALNFLSHVTTHADTVRARRKACILMWMGGGPPSIDIFDLKPGSKNGGEFKPIETAARGVQISEHMPETAKVFQDLSLVRSMSTREADHSRGRYYMHTSYVPNPTVTHPTFGSIVSYQFSQRSHSLEIPAFVSIGGTSGDAGFLGMAHAPFVVDSSGRIKNAPSDENKRRLPGRLAMLEEVEKSFIRSGRGDLPKDHLSVYRNAVNLMTSPQMAAFNADSASAALGLEQESSQTRELYGQNSFGRGLLMARRLVEVGVPFIEVNMGGWDLHQNVFRTLRDQRLPQLDQGLSALVQDLKQRSMLDDVVLVWMGEFGRTPRINQNAGRDHWAASWTTLLGGGGLNNGQVIGATDSDGVGIADGSQSYLPGDIWATVAHVLGIPLNTVYTSKRGRPMKLANGGTPVRELVS from the coding sequence ATGAAGCGTCGACACTTCATGGAACATGTAGCCACTGCCGTCTCTGCCATTCCGGCGTTGAATTTTCTGTCGCACGTTACGACCCACGCCGATACCGTGCGGGCTCGTCGAAAGGCCTGTATTCTCATGTGGATGGGCGGCGGGCCTCCGTCCATCGATATCTTTGATCTGAAACCGGGATCAAAAAACGGCGGAGAATTCAAACCGATCGAGACGGCCGCTCGGGGAGTGCAGATCAGCGAACACATGCCGGAGACGGCAAAAGTCTTTCAGGATCTTTCGCTGGTACGGTCCATGAGTACACGGGAAGCGGATCACAGCCGCGGTCGGTACTACATGCACACATCTTACGTCCCAAATCCCACGGTCACTCATCCCACCTTTGGATCGATCGTGAGCTATCAGTTCAGTCAGCGATCTCATTCACTTGAAATTCCCGCATTCGTTTCGATTGGTGGAACATCGGGTGATGCCGGGTTTCTGGGAATGGCACACGCTCCGTTTGTCGTTGATTCCTCGGGACGTATCAAAAATGCACCATCTGATGAGAACAAGCGCAGGCTTCCCGGACGACTTGCAATGCTCGAAGAAGTGGAAAAGAGTTTCATTAGATCCGGCCGTGGTGATTTGCCTAAAGACCACCTGAGCGTCTATCGGAATGCTGTGAACCTGATGACTTCTCCGCAGATGGCTGCCTTTAATGCGGATTCGGCCTCCGCGGCCCTTGGACTGGAACAGGAATCTTCGCAAACCAGAGAACTGTACGGACAGAATTCATTTGGACGAGGGTTGCTGATGGCCCGAAGACTGGTTGAAGTTGGAGTCCCGTTCATCGAGGTGAATATGGGCGGATGGGACCTCCACCAGAACGTATTTCGGACACTTCGTGATCAGCGTCTTCCGCAACTGGATCAGGGCCTCTCGGCACTTGTTCAGGATCTGAAGCAGCGCAGCATGCTGGACGATGTTGTGCTGGTGTGGATGGGAGAATTCGGGCGGACGCCGCGAATCAATCAGAATGCGGGACGCGATCACTGGGCTGCCAGCTGGACAACTCTTCTGGGTGGAGGAGGACTCAACAACGGTCAGGTAATCGGGGCAACAGATTCGGACGGCGTTGGAATTGCAGACGGCAGTCAGTCGTACCTGCCAGGTGACATCTGGGCCACCGTTGCCCATGTACTCGGAATTCCACTCAACACCGTCTACACATCAAAACGAGGTCGTCCCATGAAACTGGCCAACGGCGGTACGCCTGTCAGGGAACTTGTGAGCTGA
- a CDS encoding DUF1549 and DUF1553 domain-containing protein: protein MTDPMKEAARLISCHIDGVMSEDEQSRLAALMRQDSGIVELYVDMMLLDGHLTWGAVNSPSVSSERTTDSSVMQTDAGSDSSLAQWKHGAVSASVRKRQWSRPWSVTLGVVLIAVCVPGLFRLFRSFGPVTSVGPSATRALIHDPSVEDHSGDELSQSPELNPLHFDSLTRPIVVVPSVSTSDTADRPDVARNFFREGFSDEDIIAAINQQISQTLRENGIPPSPRAPAEEWARRAWLTVAGRIPSVDEIRSTPAGTESESRRVIMDRLLHSPERSRRLAEVWTGLLVGRSGHQRINRSALMEYLYDAFLENRPWITVVGQLISAEGSSDDNGATNFLLAHLDNQATPATAVTARLFLGEQLQCVQCHNHPFAQQVQQQDYWALNAFFQNAEATLDDVGRSTSSRQDQTFRLADRRVAGMTFYETRNGRQEAVVPAYDGRKIPAESSVHRRVVLAEYLATDSQLRVARAMINRMWAEFFGFGFTSRVDDMGPHAAVSHPQLLGLLSDAFVASGYDLQRLQRWIALSDAWQCSSQATPENEQDAPESGILPLFSRVYMRRMSPEQVYDSIRVAIRAVSMQTRETAEESDHRRRWINQFARPYDTDENDETNEFVGGITQAMVMMNDADVNSAIRRAIETLLARDDLSSSVDRVLEQVSLAVLTRRPTSRESALFRQYLKRTTRSAGRRTALPQVTEDLLWTYLNSSEFQLIH, encoded by the coding sequence ATGACCGATCCAATGAAAGAGGCTGCCCGGCTTATCAGTTGCCACATTGACGGAGTGATGTCGGAAGACGAGCAATCCCGTCTTGCCGCGTTGATGCGTCAGGATTCCGGTATTGTTGAGTTGTACGTTGACATGATGCTGCTGGACGGACATTTAACGTGGGGAGCAGTGAACAGCCCGTCGGTGTCTTCGGAACGGACAACTGACAGTTCGGTTATGCAGACTGATGCGGGAAGTGATTCGTCACTGGCTCAGTGGAAACACGGTGCCGTGTCTGCGTCTGTACGCAAACGTCAGTGGTCACGTCCGTGGTCGGTCACACTGGGCGTTGTTCTGATTGCGGTATGCGTGCCGGGCCTCTTTCGGCTGTTTCGCTCTTTCGGCCCGGTCACGTCGGTGGGGCCGTCAGCGACTCGTGCATTGATTCACGATCCATCGGTCGAAGATCATTCCGGTGACGAACTGTCTCAATCGCCTGAGCTGAATCCACTTCATTTTGACAGTCTGACCCGCCCCATTGTCGTGGTCCCGTCGGTTTCGACGAGTGATACTGCAGACCGTCCCGACGTTGCCCGGAACTTTTTTAGGGAAGGATTTTCAGACGAAGACATCATTGCGGCAATCAATCAGCAGATTAGTCAGACTCTGAGGGAAAACGGAATTCCGCCGTCTCCCCGGGCACCGGCTGAGGAATGGGCACGACGAGCCTGGCTCACTGTGGCAGGGCGAATTCCGTCGGTTGATGAGATCCGGTCCACACCTGCCGGAACTGAGAGTGAGTCGCGTCGGGTGATCATGGATCGACTGCTGCACAGTCCCGAGCGCAGCCGGCGGCTTGCTGAAGTCTGGACAGGTCTGCTGGTCGGGCGGTCCGGGCATCAGCGCATCAATCGCTCTGCGCTGATGGAATATCTTTATGATGCGTTTCTTGAAAACCGACCGTGGATCACTGTTGTTGGTCAGTTGATTAGTGCTGAAGGAAGCTCGGACGATAACGGTGCCACCAACTTTCTGCTGGCGCATCTTGATAATCAGGCGACACCGGCCACGGCCGTGACCGCTCGATTGTTTCTTGGCGAACAGCTTCAGTGTGTTCAGTGTCACAATCACCCGTTTGCACAACAGGTACAGCAGCAGGATTACTGGGCCCTGAATGCTTTCTTCCAGAATGCAGAAGCAACCCTGGATGATGTGGGTCGTTCCACGTCTTCGCGTCAGGATCAGACGTTTCGCCTGGCCGATCGTCGGGTGGCAGGAATGACGTTCTACGAAACCCGAAACGGGCGGCAGGAGGCTGTTGTGCCTGCATACGATGGTCGCAAAATTCCGGCGGAAAGCAGTGTCCACCGCCGCGTCGTTCTGGCGGAATACCTGGCCACGGATTCGCAGCTACGGGTGGCCCGGGCGATGATCAATCGCATGTGGGCCGAATTCTTTGGATTTGGATTTACCAGTCGTGTTGACGACATGGGCCCGCATGCTGCCGTGAGCCATCCCCAACTGCTGGGTTTGTTGTCCGACGCTTTTGTTGCTTCCGGGTATGACCTGCAGCGACTTCAAAGATGGATCGCACTCTCAGACGCATGGCAGTGCAGCAGTCAGGCGACTCCGGAGAACGAACAGGATGCACCCGAATCAGGGATTTTACCTCTGTTCAGCCGAGTTTACATGCGGAGGATGTCTCCGGAACAGGTCTACGATTCGATTCGAGTGGCCATTCGGGCCGTCTCAATGCAGACCCGGGAGACGGCAGAGGAATCAGATCATCGACGTCGATGGATCAATCAGTTTGCCCGACCGTATGATACCGATGAAAATGATGAAACCAACGAATTCGTGGGCGGGATCACTCAGGCTATGGTGATGATGAATGACGCCGACGTCAATTCTGCCATTCGCCGGGCGATCGAAACACTACTGGCCCGAGATGATCTGTCTTCGTCGGTCGACCGTGTCCTCGAACAGGTTTCACTGGCGGTGCTCACTCGTCGTCCCACATCACGGGAATCCGCCCTGTTTCGTCAGTATCTCAAGCGGACGACTCGTTCCGCCGGCCGTCGAACTGCATTGCCTCAGGTGACCGAAGATCTGCTTTGGACCTACCTCAACAGCAGTGAATTCCAACTGATCCACTAA
- a CDS encoding Nramp family divalent metal transporter, translating into MSDAVQPDDQKTKAAEGDQRLSADIQDPPSGMGSILQQIGPGLIIAASIVGSGELIMTTKTGASAGIVLLWLILLGCVIKVFVQLELGRFTVSSGETTLTALNRVPGPRTKRINWVVLLWSIMALATIGQLGGIVGGVSQAVAITFPITGDYQDTMRSPASQSIVRYVGIQQKDPASKELGWVEEELDELSAEEKADLLRQAQLVVNAADDQERSEQLNILNGMTSPSTWDDRIWAIIIGLFTAVTLYFGRYRMIQNFSVVLVVSFTFLTIGNVIALQGTDYALETSDIIRGLSFGLPEGSDAIMTALATFGIIGVGASELVMYPYWCLEKGYATSVGPKDESEAWLLRATGWIRVMKYDAFASMVIYTLSTAAFFLMGVAVLHKDGRIPGNSRLVATLAESYVPVFGDYGRLLLLIGAIAVLYSTYLVANASNSRVFADFTGVIGLTDRNVDSKQRRFLVSLLSFCLPLVCVLVYLVVKAPLLLIMISGTCQSLLLPVLGYGALYFRYRETDIRLRPSRLWDLALITSCIGMLIVGGYGVYKELLKLG; encoded by the coding sequence ATGAGTGATGCAGTTCAACCCGACGACCAAAAGACCAAAGCCGCTGAAGGTGATCAGCGACTGTCGGCAGATATCCAGGATCCGCCTTCCGGCATGGGCAGTATTCTGCAACAGATCGGGCCCGGTCTGATCATTGCGGCCAGTATTGTTGGTTCCGGTGAGCTGATCATGACCACCAAAACCGGGGCCAGTGCGGGCATCGTACTGCTGTGGCTGATCCTGCTGGGATGCGTTATCAAAGTGTTTGTGCAGCTGGAGCTGGGACGGTTCACCGTCAGTAGTGGTGAAACCACGCTGACCGCACTGAACCGGGTGCCCGGTCCCCGTACCAAACGTATCAACTGGGTGGTTCTGCTTTGGTCAATCATGGCTTTGGCAACCATCGGCCAGCTCGGAGGTATCGTGGGGGGGGTGAGTCAGGCCGTCGCCATCACGTTTCCAATCACAGGTGACTATCAGGACACGATGCGCAGCCCCGCGTCCCAAAGCATTGTGAGATATGTCGGGATTCAGCAGAAGGATCCGGCCTCCAAAGAACTTGGCTGGGTTGAAGAGGAGCTGGACGAGTTATCCGCGGAGGAAAAAGCAGATCTTCTGCGGCAGGCACAGCTTGTGGTCAACGCTGCTGATGATCAGGAACGCAGTGAACAACTGAATATTCTGAATGGGATGACATCACCATCGACGTGGGATGACCGTATCTGGGCCATCATCATCGGACTGTTTACGGCGGTCACCCTGTACTTTGGGCGTTACAGGATGATCCAGAATTTCTCGGTTGTCCTTGTTGTGTCCTTTACGTTCCTAACGATTGGCAATGTCATCGCACTTCAGGGAACGGATTACGCACTTGAAACATCCGACATCATTCGCGGTCTCTCATTCGGACTTCCAGAAGGTTCGGATGCCATCATGACAGCCCTCGCCACATTCGGAATTATTGGAGTTGGTGCTTCTGAACTGGTGATGTATCCGTACTGGTGCCTCGAGAAAGGGTATGCAACGTCAGTTGGTCCAAAGGACGAATCGGAGGCTTGGCTGTTGCGGGCAACAGGCTGGATCCGGGTAATGAAATATGATGCCTTTGCATCGATGGTGATCTACACGCTTTCCACTGCCGCATTCTTCCTGATGGGGGTTGCCGTACTGCATAAAGATGGACGAATTCCAGGCAATTCGCGACTGGTTGCCACCCTGGCCGAAAGCTATGTTCCGGTTTTTGGAGACTACGGCCGGCTGTTATTACTGATTGGTGCGATTGCCGTCCTGTATTCGACCTATCTGGTTGCCAATGCGTCAAACTCGCGAGTCTTTGCCGACTTCACGGGGGTGATCGGGTTGACTGACCGGAATGTCGATTCCAAACAACGCCGGTTCCTTGTCAGTTTGCTCTCATTCTGTCTGCCGCTGGTCTGCGTCCTCGTTTATCTGGTTGTGAAGGCTCCGTTGCTGCTGATCATGATTTCCGGAACCTGCCAAAGCCTGCTGTTGCCGGTACTGGGTTATGGGGCGCTGTACTTCCGCTATCGTGAAACCGATATTCGACTGCGACCGAGTCGTTTGTGGGATCTGGCTCTGATTACGTCGTGCATTGGTATGCTCATTGTTGGTGGTTACGGAGTCTACAAAGAATTACTCAAGCTGGGCTGA
- the lepA gene encoding translation elongation factor 4: protein MDTRFIRNFSIVAHIDHGKSTLADQLLLRSGTITERQFREQILDDLEIERDRGITVKARSVTINYTFEGDVYELNLIDTPGHVDFHYEVSRSLTACEGALLLVDAFQGVQAQTVANAYAAINVDLEIVTVLNKIDLPVTRIDEVLEEVESVLGLDATEALSVSAKAGLNIDDVFDAIIKRVPAPRGDRNAPLKALVFDSKYDKYRGVITYVRVVDGCVHKGDTIRFMREGLQSEVIEIGQFRPNLTACDELGPGQVGYILTGIKDLSRVTVGDTVTLSGHRAEEPLPGYQKPKQMVFCGMYPIDATDFENLRDELQKLGLNDSSFSFFPETSDALGFGFRCGFLGLLHMEIIQQRLEREQDMDLIQTAPNVTFELLLRTGETVVIDNPQDVPDPGVIEEFREPIARVGFIVPAENVGTLMQLCQDRRGVYKNTEYLGPQRAQLIYELPLSEIVYDMYDKLKSVTRGYGTMDYEVIGYQAADLVKMDILVKGNRVDALSTIVHRTTADRRGRALVKRLKKEITRHQFEIAIQAAIGTRVLARETISAYRKNVTAKCYGGDISRKRKLLQKQKEGKKRMKQFGEVEIPQKAFLSVLEAGNED, encoded by the coding sequence ATGGACACGCGATTCATTCGCAATTTCAGCATTGTGGCTCATATTGACCACGGCAAGAGCACACTCGCCGATCAGTTGCTGCTGAGGAGCGGCACGATCACAGAACGGCAGTTTCGCGAACAGATCCTCGACGATCTGGAAATTGAGCGTGACCGCGGAATCACCGTTAAGGCACGATCGGTCACGATCAATTATACGTTTGAGGGCGATGTCTACGAACTGAATCTGATCGACACCCCGGGCCATGTCGATTTCCACTACGAGGTGAGTCGCAGTCTGACGGCCTGTGAAGGTGCCTTACTTTTGGTTGATGCGTTTCAGGGAGTCCAGGCTCAAACTGTGGCCAATGCTTACGCGGCCATCAATGTGGATCTGGAGATCGTCACAGTCCTGAACAAGATTGACCTGCCGGTGACGCGGATTGATGAAGTACTGGAAGAGGTTGAATCGGTTCTGGGACTCGACGCCACCGAAGCTCTCAGCGTGAGCGCAAAAGCAGGACTCAATATCGACGATGTGTTCGATGCGATCATCAAACGCGTTCCGGCCCCCCGCGGCGATCGCAACGCTCCGCTGAAGGCACTGGTGTTTGACTCCAAGTATGACAAATACCGGGGTGTGATTACGTATGTGCGCGTTGTCGATGGTTGTGTTCACAAAGGGGACACGATTCGTTTTATGCGGGAAGGTCTGCAGAGTGAAGTCATTGAAATCGGACAGTTTCGCCCGAACCTCACCGCCTGCGATGAGTTGGGGCCCGGCCAGGTGGGATATATTCTGACCGGCATCAAAGACCTCAGTCGCGTCACAGTCGGAGACACGGTGACACTGTCGGGGCACCGGGCCGAAGAGCCTTTGCCTGGTTATCAGAAACCAAAGCAGATGGTTTTCTGCGGCATGTATCCGATCGATGCGACGGATTTTGAAAACCTCCGCGATGAGCTTCAGAAACTGGGTTTGAATGACTCCAGTTTTTCGTTCTTTCCGGAAACCAGTGATGCCCTTGGGTTCGGGTTCCGGTGTGGATTCCTGGGTTTGCTGCACATGGAGATCATCCAGCAGCGTCTGGAACGTGAACAGGACATGGACCTGATCCAGACGGCACCCAACGTGACGTTTGAGTTACTGCTGCGCACGGGCGAAACAGTGGTTATCGACAATCCTCAGGACGTTCCGGATCCAGGAGTGATTGAAGAGTTTCGCGAACCGATCGCTCGGGTCGGTTTTATCGTCCCGGCAGAAAACGTGGGTACATTGATGCAGCTGTGTCAGGACCGGCGAGGTGTCTACAAAAACACCGAATATCTGGGGCCTCAGCGGGCCCAGCTGATCTACGAGCTGCCCTTAAGTGAAATTGTCTACGATATGTACGATAAGCTCAAAAGTGTGACTCGCGGTTACGGCACCATGGACTACGAAGTGATCGGCTACCAGGCGGCCGATCTGGTAAAGATGGACATTCTTGTCAAAGGAAATCGTGTCGATGCGTTGTCAACGATTGTTCATCGAACGACGGCCGACCGTCGAGGTCGTGCACTGGTGAAAAGACTCAAGAAGGAAATCACGCGGCACCAGTTTGAGATTGCCATCCAGGCAGCGATCGGAACACGAGTCCTGGCCCGCGAAACGATTTCTGCCTACCGCAAAAATGTGACGGCAAAGTGCTACGGCGGTGACATCTCCAGAAAACGCAAGCTGCTGCAAAAACAGAAGGAAGGCAAAAAACGGATGAAGCAGTTCGGAGAAGTGGAAATTCCGCAAAAGGCGTTCCTGTCGGTCCTGGAAGCAGGTAATGAAGACTGA
- a CDS encoding sigma-70 family RNA polymerase sigma factor — MNPDDQPASLLSDDEFIRLFTSNQRSLFLHILPLVGNGPDADEVLQETNLIMWAKREQFEPGNSFLAWGRAIARLEVFRFRRTRGRKLKFLEGDLLDRVAGQTEASSDELELRREALDYCFQKLQAKDRKLIRLRYSPGTSGDDIARRLGRPANSVYQSLGRIRRTLAGCIRRRLASGEVR, encoded by the coding sequence ATGAACCCTGATGATCAACCAGCCAGTTTGCTCAGCGACGACGAATTCATTCGTCTGTTTACCAGCAACCAGCGTTCATTATTCCTTCATATTCTGCCTCTCGTGGGCAATGGACCGGATGCTGACGAAGTTCTCCAGGAAACAAATCTGATCATGTGGGCCAAACGCGAACAGTTTGAACCTGGCAACAGTTTTCTGGCGTGGGGACGAGCGATCGCCCGGCTTGAAGTCTTTCGATTCCGGCGTACTCGCGGCAGAAAACTGAAATTTTTGGAAGGGGATCTGCTGGATCGTGTTGCCGGTCAGACGGAAGCTTCTTCCGACGAACTGGAACTGCGGCGAGAGGCTCTGGATTACTGTTTTCAGAAGTTGCAGGCCAAAGATCGAAAACTGATTCGACTGCGGTATTCGCCCGGAACGAGCGGTGACGATATTGCCCGGCGACTGGGACGACCGGCGAATTCGGTGTATCAGTCTCTCGGACGCATTCGTCGTACTCTGGCCGGATGTATCCGTCGGCGACTGGCGTCAGGAGAGGTCAGATGA
- a CDS encoding YifB family Mg chelatase-like AAA ATPase, whose translation MLSRLATYTLLGIEALPVEVEVDISPGALPKTILVGLAEAAVKESTHRIERALVNSGYGRPIDRIVINLSPADLPKDAASLDLPIALGLLISDEQIEAAEQFLNSVFVGELGLDGSLRPVKGVLSIALAARTAGRTHIVVPAANAAEAAVVEGIDVIAVEMLAEAVGFLTGNLELHPVQFSWEGARVDYGQYDIDYVDVKGQESAKRAVTVAAAGCHHILMIGSPGTGKTLLSQRLCTILPELQPEESLETTRIYSATARLEPGQSLMLRRPFRSPHHTISEAGLVGGGSTPKPGEISLAHHGILFLDELPEFDRRTLEVLRQPLEDQLVTISRAMGSVTFPANLMLVAAMNPCPCGFRSDPRRQCNCTPMQIERYLSRISGPLLDRIDIHIEVPPVPFRDLSDQVAGTSSGEMRQQVVTARERQLTRFCHDTTSVNGKMKPQEIRRHCKLVSSAEQLLKAAMQDMGLSARAHDKILRISRTIADLEDMDTIEEHHLSEAINFRTLDRSFWQQ comes from the coding sequence ATGCTCTCGCGACTCGCCACCTACACTTTGCTTGGAATCGAAGCGCTTCCGGTGGAAGTCGAGGTTGATATTTCGCCCGGCGCACTTCCAAAAACCATCCTGGTGGGTCTCGCCGAAGCCGCCGTTAAAGAGAGCACCCATCGAATTGAACGAGCTCTGGTGAACAGTGGCTACGGCCGACCGATTGATCGTATCGTGATCAATCTCTCTCCGGCAGATCTCCCCAAAGATGCTGCGTCACTGGACCTGCCAATCGCTTTGGGACTTTTGATTTCCGACGAGCAGATAGAGGCGGCCGAACAGTTTCTCAATTCTGTGTTTGTGGGCGAGTTGGGGCTCGACGGCAGTCTGCGACCGGTTAAAGGTGTCCTGTCAATCGCCCTGGCAGCACGGACTGCCGGACGCACTCACATTGTTGTGCCGGCGGCCAATGCAGCGGAAGCGGCAGTGGTGGAAGGCATCGATGTGATCGCCGTGGAAATGCTGGCTGAAGCCGTTGGATTTCTGACCGGCAATCTGGAACTGCATCCGGTGCAATTCAGCTGGGAGGGCGCTCGGGTTGACTACGGTCAGTACGACATTGACTACGTCGATGTCAAAGGTCAGGAATCCGCTAAACGCGCCGTAACGGTAGCGGCAGCAGGATGTCACCACATTCTGATGATCGGAAGTCCGGGAACGGGCAAGACGTTATTATCACAGCGACTGTGTACAATTCTTCCGGAGCTGCAGCCTGAAGAAAGCTTGGAAACAACGCGCATCTACAGCGCGACTGCCCGACTTGAGCCCGGGCAGTCACTGATGCTGCGTCGTCCGTTTCGGTCGCCGCACCACACCATCAGTGAAGCCGGACTGGTGGGTGGCGGCAGCACTCCAAAACCGGGTGAAATCAGTCTGGCTCATCACGGTATTCTGTTTCTGGATGAGCTCCCGGAGTTTGACCGCCGTACTCTGGAGGTCCTGCGGCAGCCACTGGAAGATCAGCTTGTAACCATTTCCCGCGCCATGGGCAGTGTCACGTTTCCGGCGAATCTGATGCTGGTGGCCGCGATGAACCCGTGTCCATGCGGTTTTCGTTCCGATCCGCGTCGTCAGTGCAACTGCACACCTATGCAGATCGAACGCTACCTCAGCCGCATCAGTGGCCCGTTACTGGACCGGATTGACATCCATATCGAAGTGCCTCCCGTTCCGTTCCGAGATCTGTCGGATCAGGTCGCCGGCACCTCCAGTGGTGAGATGCGGCAACAGGTTGTGACTGCACGAGAACGGCAGCTGACCAGATTCTGTCACGACACAACCAGCGTGAACGGTAAAATGAAGCCTCAGGAAATTCGCAGACACTGCAAACTGGTATCGTCTGCTGAACAGCTTCTGAAGGCTGCCATGCAGGACATGGGCCTGTCAGCCCGGGCCCATGACAAGATCCTTCGCATCAGCCGCACTATCGCGGATCTGGAAGACATGGACACTATCGAGGAACATCACCTCAGCGAAGCCATCAACTTCCGCACACTGGACCGCAGTTTCTGGCAACAATGA